A window of the Egibacter rhizosphaerae genome harbors these coding sequences:
- a CDS encoding TRAP transporter small permease, translated as MFDRVLDIAGALVGFLVVFQAIAVAVNVATRFFFDFTIAAVLGLTEWSVVCMAFLGAAWLERERGHVAMDAIVDRFHGRSRVVLELLAVAVGLVASAVLAYYGTKVSYDMWVAGTHDFFRMQYLPQAYVMAVIPVGGALLFLQLLRRGWTAATSRQDRAEPGEAGDA; from the coding sequence TTGTTCGACAGGGTACTCGACATCGCGGGCGCGCTGGTCGGCTTTCTGGTTGTGTTCCAAGCCATCGCGGTCGCGGTGAACGTCGCCACCCGCTTCTTCTTTGACTTCACGATCGCGGCGGTGCTGGGGCTCACGGAGTGGAGCGTCGTGTGCATGGCATTCCTGGGGGCCGCCTGGTTGGAGCGCGAACGAGGCCATGTTGCCATGGATGCGATAGTGGATCGCTTCCATGGGCGCAGTAGGGTAGTACTTGAACTATTGGCCGTGGCGGTCGGGCTCGTGGCGTCAGCGGTCCTCGCCTACTACGGGACGAAGGTAAGCTACGACATGTGGGTGGCGGGAACCCACGACTTTTTTCGGATGCAGTACCTGCCGCAGGCGTACGTAATGGCGGTTATTCCGGTCGGGGGCGCACTTCTCTTCCTCCAGCTGCTGCGGCGCGGATGGACAGCGGCCACCAGCCGTCAAGATCGAGCGGAACCCGGTGAGGCGGGAGATGCGTAG
- a CDS encoding class I SAM-dependent methyltransferase, with translation MLGHATRTVTTVLELGSGGGNNANHLKAHFDLVLVDASEAMLETSRRINPECTHLAGDMRTVRLGRRFDAVFVHDAASYLTTLDDLHAARTAYDHVLPGGLALFAPDFVRETFTTGTHHGGRDRGERDLRYLEWTWEADPDDPTYIVDFAYLLREGATVRAVHDRHVCAAFPRDDWFAALRRAGFDEAFTLSGPDANDVLLARC, from the coding sequence TTGCTCGGGCACGCCACCCGGACGGTCACCACCGTCCTCGAACTCGGCAGCGGCGGCGGGAACAACGCGAACCACCTGAAGGCCCACTTCGACCTCGTCCTCGTCGACGCCTCCGAGGCGATGCTCGAGACCAGCCGGCGGATCAACCCGGAATGCACCCACCTGGCCGGGGACATGCGCACCGTCCGCCTCGGCCGCCGCTTCGACGCGGTGTTCGTCCACGACGCGGCGAGCTACCTCACGACCCTGGACGACCTCCACGCGGCGCGCACTGCCTACGACCACGTGCTCCCCGGCGGTCTCGCGCTGTTCGCCCCCGACTTCGTCAGGGAAACGTTCACCACCGGCACCCACCACGGTGGCCGCGACCGGGGCGAGCGCGACCTGCGTTATCTCGAGTGGACCTGGGAGGCCGACCCGGACGACCCCACCTACATCGTCGACTTCGCGTACCTGCTGCGAGAGGGCGCCACGGTGCGCGCCGTGCACGACCGGCACGTCTGCGCGGCGTTTCCCCGCGACGACTGGTTCGCGGCGCTGCGGCGAGCCGGCTTCGACGAGGCCTTCACGCTCTCCGGGCCCGACGCGAACGACGTCCTGCTCGCTCGCTGCTGA
- a CDS encoding YciI family protein yields MRFMIIRKADAATEAGELPTEDQMEAMTAYNEELLKAGVLAGGEGLQPSSKGARVTFSGGTPSVVDGPFTETKELIAGFTLIEVRSREEAIEWVKRWPESDVELELRQVFAPEDFGDAYTPELEERETRMAEQLDERSADETS; encoded by the coding sequence ATGCGCTTCATGATCATTCGCAAGGCGGATGCCGCCACCGAGGCCGGTGAGCTGCCGACCGAGGACCAGATGGAGGCGATGACCGCGTACAACGAGGAGCTCCTCAAGGCCGGGGTGCTCGCCGGCGGCGAGGGGTTGCAGCCCTCCTCCAAGGGCGCGCGCGTGACGTTCTCCGGAGGGACGCCGTCCGTGGTCGACGGGCCGTTCACGGAGACCAAGGAGCTGATCGCCGGGTTCACGCTGATCGAGGTGCGCTCCCGCGAGGAGGCGATCGAGTGGGTCAAGCGCTGGCCCGAATCCGATGTCGAGCTCGAGCTGCGGCAGGTGTTCGCACCCGAGGACTTCGGCGACGCGTACACGCCCGAGCTCGAGGAGCGAGAGACGCGGATGGCCGAGCAGCTCGATGAACGCTCGGCGGACGAGACGTCGTAG
- a CDS encoding TRAP transporter large permease: MEWPLVLVLLFGGFLILVLLGVPVVYAFFGVNIAWLYVLLGSAGLEQLIRSVYGSLALFVLLPITLFIFMGELMFRSDVAQRVLDALDAWLGKLPGRLSILAVVAGALMSALSGASIGSTAMLGGTLVPEMRRRGYSKAMSLGPVLGSGGISIMIPPSGLAVILAVIAGISVGATLIAIIIPGVILGLAYASYIIARAVMRPEEAPRYDVKRIPMSARLWMGLKYIAPLALILFLVVGTIFLGIATPTEAAALGVVGAFVLALVYGGFSWAGSRRAVMTTARTSVMVLVLLAGAEAFSQVLALTGAHRGLADWTVNLPLPPILIIAMMLVMTLILGMFIGGVPLMLITLPIFIPVVETLGFSPLWYGVLTLLAVEMAQTTPPYGILLFVMKGVAPADITIADVTRAALPYIGIDAVVMVILIVAPALVLWLPGMMG; the protein is encoded by the coding sequence ATGGAATGGCCGCTAGTTCTCGTGCTCCTCTTCGGTGGGTTTCTAATTCTGGTCCTGCTCGGCGTACCGGTCGTGTACGCGTTCTTCGGGGTCAACATTGCTTGGCTCTATGTGCTTCTCGGCAGTGCGGGCTTGGAGCAGCTTATCCGGAGCGTCTACGGCTCGTTGGCCCTCTTTGTGCTCTTGCCCATCACTTTGTTCATCTTCATGGGCGAGTTGATGTTTAGATCAGACGTTGCCCAACGAGTCCTGGACGCATTGGACGCTTGGCTGGGCAAACTGCCCGGCCGGCTGTCGATTCTTGCGGTCGTGGCAGGGGCCCTCATGTCGGCTTTGAGCGGGGCGAGCATCGGGAGCACTGCAATGCTTGGGGGCACGCTCGTGCCGGAGATGCGTCGGCGCGGCTACAGCAAGGCCATGAGCCTAGGGCCGGTGCTCGGCAGTGGCGGCATCTCGATCATGATTCCACCGAGCGGGCTCGCAGTTATCCTCGCCGTGATAGCTGGCATCTCCGTGGGCGCGACTCTGATCGCCATCATTATTCCCGGGGTCATACTGGGTCTTGCCTACGCTAGCTACATAATCGCGCGCGCTGTGATGCGCCCTGAGGAAGCGCCCCGCTACGACGTGAAGCGCATCCCGATGTCCGCGCGCTTGTGGATGGGTTTGAAGTACATAGCCCCTTTGGCGCTGATACTTTTTCTTGTGGTTGGTACGATCTTCCTGGGGATTGCCACACCGACGGAAGCAGCGGCGCTCGGTGTGGTGGGGGCCTTCGTTCTAGCGCTCGTCTATGGGGGTTTCTCATGGGCGGGCTCGCGGCGGGCTGTCATGACGACCGCGCGGACGTCTGTGATGGTGCTCGTTCTGCTAGCTGGCGCGGAGGCATTCTCCCAAGTGCTGGCGCTGACTGGAGCGCACCGCGGACTCGCGGACTGGACAGTCAACCTGCCGCTCCCACCGATCCTTATCATCGCTATGATGCTGGTCATGACGCTTATTCTTGGTATGTTTATTGGCGGCGTCCCGCTAATGCTTATCACCCTGCCGATATTCATCCCTGTGGTCGAGACACTGGGATTCAGCCCCCTGTGGTACGGGGTGCTCACGCTACTCGCCGTGGAGATGGCACAGACGACGCCCCCCTACGGAATCCTACTATTCGTAATGAAGGGTGTGGCTCCGGCGGATATTACTATCGCAGATGTAACCCGAGCCGCGCTACCCTATATTGGTATTGACGCTGTCGTGATGGTTATACTTATCGTCGCGCCCGCGCTGGTACTGTGGTTGCCCGGCATGATGGGCTAA
- the fdxA gene encoding ferredoxin, with protein MAHVITAPCIDVKDAACVDECPAHAIYEGPRMFYIHPDECTDCEACTDVCPVDAIYYEDDVPAEWVAFIAINDEFLADAVTGLGSPGGRNPRRTQAVDHPKVAAWGTSQAA; from the coding sequence ATGGCCCACGTCATCACCGCACCGTGCATCGACGTGAAGGACGCGGCCTGCGTCGACGAATGCCCTGCCCACGCCATCTACGAGGGTCCGCGGATGTTCTACATCCACCCCGACGAGTGCACCGACTGTGAGGCGTGCACCGACGTCTGCCCCGTCGACGCGATCTACTACGAGGACGACGTCCCCGCTGAGTGGGTCGCGTTCATCGCGATCAACGACGAGTTCTTGGCTGACGCGGTGACCGGGCTCGGCAGCCCCGGAGGGCGGAACCCTCGTCGGACCCAGGCCGTCGACCACCCGAAGGTGGCCGCCTGGGGGACCTCGCAAGCCGCCTGA
- a CDS encoding DUF2975 domain-containing protein, protein MSDEQVGGRDGEATEPEEPTEPDEPVEPVGGGRLLAGFVMFVAVVVLVAVGVEAVVAVGSSGADVAVGVEDVLLDEAAVEDGLPDGTHLEADEARYRLVADTLPLALRLLTVAGTLVGGLLGVTGAWLLAQVLRDIGSGRPFTGAAPGRLRWLAVVVLASALFPRMLDGAAAAAVFDHLGIAESPASLSYTILQLDAGWLLLAAVLMVLAQAFAHGQRLAQDVEGLV, encoded by the coding sequence ATGTCGGATGAGCAGGTGGGAGGCCGGGACGGGGAAGCGACCGAGCCGGAGGAGCCGACCGAACCGGATGAACCCGTCGAGCCGGTCGGCGGCGGGCGGCTCTTGGCGGGGTTCGTGATGTTCGTGGCCGTCGTGGTGCTCGTCGCCGTGGGAGTCGAGGCCGTGGTGGCGGTCGGGAGCTCGGGCGCCGACGTGGCGGTGGGGGTCGAGGATGTGCTGCTCGACGAGGCCGCCGTCGAGGATGGACTGCCTGACGGAACCCACCTGGAGGCCGATGAGGCGCGCTACCGGCTGGTCGCCGACACGCTCCCCCTCGCACTTCGGCTCCTCACCGTCGCGGGCACCCTCGTCGGCGGCCTGCTGGGCGTGACGGGCGCGTGGCTACTGGCTCAGGTCCTCCGGGACATCGGCTCCGGGCGGCCCTTCACGGGCGCCGCACCGGGTCGCTTGCGCTGGCTGGCCGTGGTCGTGCTCGCGAGCGCGCTCTTCCCCAGGATGCTGGACGGGGCTGCCGCCGCCGCGGTGTTCGACCACCTGGGCATCGCGGAATCGCCGGCGTCGCTGAGCTACACGATCCTGCAGCTGGACGCGGGGTGGCTCCTGCTCGCGGCTGTCCTCATGGTGCTGGCACAAGCGTTCGCGCACGGCCAGCGTCTCGCGCAGGACGTCGAAGGGCTGGTCTGA
- a CDS encoding helix-turn-helix domain-containing protein, protein MPPDHGTGEHRVRCHLDELLAARGMTLTELAERVGVTVVNLSVLKNNRAKAVRFTTLTALCEALACQPGDLFSVDQPATDEAGGS, encoded by the coding sequence ATGCCGCCGGACCACGGCACCGGTGAGCACCGGGTGCGCTGCCACCTCGACGAGCTGCTGGCCGCTCGCGGCATGACCCTCACCGAGCTCGCCGAGCGGGTCGGGGTCACCGTGGTCAACCTGTCGGTGTTGAAGAACAACCGGGCCAAAGCCGTGCGCTTCACGACCCTGACCGCCCTGTGCGAGGCGCTCGCGTGCCAGCCGGGCGACCTCTTCAGCGTCGACCAGCCAGCGACGGACGAGGCGGGGGGTTCGTAG
- the dctP gene encoding TRAP transporter substrate-binding protein DctP, translating to MARSLSVILVGLVGLLAMACADDTDEVEAEPPEDEEADEEANEETDEESAGEADIELSALIYEEPEKEEDSINFFRLYMDRVEEESDGQIVFEDVAGPETIPTGDQMSTVADGAFDMVLTFTAHAGDVPEVETAPLSRLTPEEERGSGYYDWFVEAHEERIGVTPIGRATTNSGFQIFSTEPIEGMDDLSGMDIRSHSGYDPFFHALGMETHHMDIGEIYSALDRGVVEAAPYPLYVYDLGIHEVAEYAVEPAFGTSHSTWSYINTDTFEGMSEDLQELMLGVQQDLEGEIDELIEGWHAEERERLEEAGMEFLSLPEGEAEEFQELYIDSRFEGLVEDDFLTAAEAEEARELTGN from the coding sequence ATGGCTAGATCCTTGAGCGTCATACTGGTCGGTCTTGTGGGTTTGCTCGCAATGGCCTGTGCCGATGACACCGACGAAGTTGAAGCCGAGCCACCTGAGGATGAGGAGGCCGATGAAGAGGCGAACGAGGAGACCGACGAGGAATCAGCGGGAGAAGCAGATATCGAGCTGAGTGCACTCATTTATGAGGAACCCGAGAAGGAAGAGGATAGTATCAACTTCTTTCGGCTCTACATGGACCGAGTGGAGGAAGAGAGCGACGGGCAGATCGTTTTTGAAGACGTGGCTGGGCCAGAAACAATTCCCACCGGCGACCAGATGTCGACGGTCGCCGATGGAGCCTTCGACATGGTGTTGACGTTCACAGCGCATGCGGGGGACGTTCCCGAGGTGGAGACCGCGCCGCTCTCTAGGTTAACCCCCGAGGAGGAACGCGGAAGCGGCTATTACGACTGGTTCGTCGAAGCCCACGAGGAGCGCATCGGTGTGACGCCGATCGGTCGGGCAACGACCAACTCGGGGTTCCAGATCTTTTCCACAGAGCCTATTGAGGGCATGGATGACTTGTCGGGGATGGATATCCGTTCGCACTCAGGGTATGACCCCTTTTTCCATGCGTTGGGAATGGAAACGCATCACATGGATATCGGTGAGATTTACTCTGCCCTCGACCGCGGTGTTGTTGAGGCGGCGCCCTACCCGCTGTACGTCTACGACCTCGGAATTCACGAAGTCGCAGAGTACGCAGTAGAGCCGGCGTTCGGGACTTCCCACTCCACGTGGAGTTACATTAACACCGATACCTTTGAGGGGATGTCGGAGGACCTACAGGAACTGATGCTCGGTGTGCAGCAGGACCTCGAAGGGGAGATCGACGAACTAATCGAAGGGTGGCATGCCGAGGAGCGCGAGCGACTGGAGGAGGCTGGCATGGAGTTCCTCTCGCTGCCCGAGGGTGAGGCCGAGGAATTTCAGGAACTCTACATAGATTCCCGGTTCGAGGGGCTCGTGGAGGACGACTTCTTAACTGCGGCGGAGGCGGAAGAGGCACGCGAACTCACGGGAAACTAG
- a CDS encoding flavodoxin family protein, whose product MSVLVVFESMYGNTEAIARGIAAGLADRAAVRIQEVGAAPAAIPDDVELLVVGGPTHAFGMSRESTRRDAAQRTSEALVSPGIGVREWLDALPKLSREVAATAFDTRIAKPRVPGSAARGADRRLRALGFRRIAPRSFYVGDTTGPLSEGEVERARQWGQRLAQELTSGGPRQRIG is encoded by the coding sequence ATGAGCGTGCTGGTCGTCTTCGAGTCCATGTACGGCAACACCGAGGCGATCGCTCGCGGCATCGCCGCCGGGCTCGCCGACCGTGCGGCGGTCCGGATCCAGGAGGTCGGGGCCGCCCCCGCCGCGATCCCCGACGACGTCGAACTGCTCGTCGTCGGTGGACCGACCCACGCGTTCGGGATGAGTCGGGAATCCACCCGGCGGGACGCTGCGCAGCGGACTTCCGAGGCGCTCGTGTCGCCCGGCATCGGCGTGCGCGAGTGGCTCGACGCACTCCCGAAGCTCTCGAGGGAGGTCGCCGCGACCGCCTTCGACACGCGCATCGCGAAGCCGCGGGTGCCCGGATCGGCAGCACGCGGCGCCGATCGACGCCTGCGCGCCCTCGGGTTTCGGCGCATCGCGCCGCGCAGCTTCTACGTCGGCGATACCACCGGTCCGCTCAGCGAGGGGGAGGTGGAGCGCGCCCGCCAGTGGGGTCAGCGCCTCGCCCAGGAGCTGACCTCGGGCGGCCCCCGCCAACGGATCGGCTGA
- a CDS encoding GAP family protein produces MFSTLTALALADSLHLLAIAAAVYLLGTEQPFRRTATFVAGLIGTHFAGGVLLVVGWGFVPITPPRWWSVIEWGVIAAILVLAIVRWRRGGARFRPPASLTLPTTFGLGVVVSLADLAFDLPYHLAAARIAASVPTMGEQVVWLAWFNLVYALPLLIAMGAYAVLALRRPAPPAPTPP; encoded by the coding sequence TTGTTCAGCACCCTGACCGCCCTCGCCCTCGCGGACAGCCTGCACTTGCTGGCCATCGCCGCGGCCGTCTACCTGCTCGGCACCGAGCAACCGTTCCGGCGCACGGCGACGTTCGTCGCCGGGTTGATCGGCACCCACTTCGCGGGTGGGGTGCTCCTCGTCGTCGGATGGGGTTTCGTGCCGATCACCCCGCCGCGATGGTGGTCCGTCATCGAGTGGGGCGTGATCGCGGCGATCCTCGTGCTCGCGATCGTGCGGTGGCGCCGCGGCGGTGCCCGCTTCCGCCCCCCGGCGTCGCTCACGCTGCCGACGACCTTCGGGCTCGGGGTCGTGGTCTCGCTGGCCGACCTCGCCTTCGACCTGCCATACCACCTGGCGGCCGCGCGCATCGCCGCGAGTGTGCCGACGATGGGCGAGCAGGTCGTCTGGCTCGCCTGGTTCAACCTCGTCTACGCGCTCCCGCTCCTCATCGCGATGGGCGCCTACGCCGTACTGGCCCTCCGCCGCCCGGCACCTCCGGCCCCCACGCCACCGTGA
- a CDS encoding cyclase family protein: MDESISQVELGRGSIRSIVDLTQPLSEHTPVIPIPRPYEGSPRFEMHEISRYDERGPVAYWNWFVGGEHVGTHFDAPVHWVSGQGGETVDQVEPRWLIGPAVVLDRVAQCEKDPDYLLDIPDVEEFEGQHGPLPDGGWLLYRSGWGRYAHEENRFLNADERGCHTPGVTARCARWLSEERPICGFGVETVGTDSGLAWEQDPPFPIHHYLHGAGKYGLTQLANLEQLPETGVTLVVAPLRIVGGSGSPARVFALV, from the coding sequence ATGGATGAGAGTATTTCTCAAGTCGAGCTTGGACGAGGGAGCATCCGTAGCATCGTTGACCTTACACAACCGCTCTCGGAGCATACACCCGTTATCCCGATACCGCGGCCATACGAGGGCTCTCCACGGTTCGAGATGCACGAAATCAGTCGGTACGACGAGCGCGGTCCGGTCGCGTACTGGAATTGGTTCGTTGGCGGAGAGCATGTGGGAACCCATTTCGATGCGCCTGTCCACTGGGTGTCGGGGCAAGGGGGTGAAACGGTCGACCAGGTTGAGCCCCGCTGGCTCATCGGGCCGGCGGTCGTTCTGGACCGTGTCGCGCAATGCGAAAAGGACCCCGACTATTTGCTCGACATTCCCGATGTGGAGGAGTTCGAGGGGCAGCATGGACCGCTGCCCGACGGTGGGTGGTTGCTATACCGGTCGGGATGGGGGCGGTACGCCCACGAGGAGAATCGTTTCCTCAACGCGGACGAAAGGGGCTGTCACACGCCCGGGGTGACCGCACGCTGTGCGCGATGGCTGAGCGAGGAGCGCCCGATTTGCGGTTTCGGGGTCGAGACAGTGGGAACGGATTCCGGGCTCGCGTGGGAACAGGATCCGCCGTTCCCGATCCATCACTATCTGCACGGAGCCGGCAAGTACGGCCTCACGCAACTTGCGAACCTGGAGCAACTGCCTGAGACGGGGGTCACACTCGTCGTGGCTCCGCTGCGGATCGTCGGGGGGTCGGGCAGCCCCGCTCGCGTCTTCGCGTTGGTTTGA
- a CDS encoding RNA polymerase sigma factor, whose product MAGGDQQATRETIEAVWRIESAKLVAACARIVRDLGVAEELAQDALVAALEQWPDEGIPCNPAAWLMAIGRRRAIDHVRRNDRHAHKLAELGAQAAVAPDDDPEADVDARLDGRVDDDLLRVVFTACHPVLPTTGRVALTLRLVGGLTTDEIARAYLLPRATAAQRIVRAKRTLAEARVPFEQPSPSELPERLASVLEVVYLVFNEGYAATSGDAVIRGDLCHEALRLGRILGELLSEEPEVHGLVALMELQASRLRARVDGAGRPVLLHDQNRAHWDQLLIRRGLAALARAEALGGALGPYGLQAAIAACHATARTHEETPWERIAALYDALAQVAPSPVVELNRAVALGRAFGPEAGLEIVDALADEPALARYHLLPSVRGDLLERLGRAADARAEFERAAELTQNARERELLLERAANCVR is encoded by the coding sequence ATGGCAGGCGGCGACCAGCAGGCGACGCGCGAGACGATCGAGGCCGTCTGGCGCATCGAGTCGGCGAAGTTGGTCGCCGCCTGCGCCCGGATCGTTCGCGACCTGGGCGTTGCCGAGGAGCTGGCGCAGGACGCCCTCGTCGCGGCACTCGAGCAGTGGCCCGACGAGGGGATTCCCTGCAACCCGGCTGCCTGGCTCATGGCGATCGGCCGGCGGCGGGCGATCGATCACGTCCGCCGCAACGACCGGCACGCCCACAAGCTGGCCGAGCTCGGCGCGCAGGCCGCGGTCGCGCCCGACGACGATCCCGAAGCCGACGTCGACGCGCGGCTCGATGGCAGGGTGGACGACGACCTCCTGCGGGTGGTGTTCACCGCCTGCCACCCCGTGCTGCCCACGACGGGGCGGGTCGCGCTGACGCTGCGCCTGGTCGGGGGCCTGACCACCGACGAGATCGCCCGCGCGTACCTCCTCCCGCGGGCGACCGCCGCGCAGCGCATCGTGCGGGCCAAGCGCACGCTCGCCGAGGCACGGGTGCCCTTCGAGCAGCCCTCGCCGTCCGAGCTGCCGGAGCGGCTCGCCTCGGTCCTCGAGGTCGTCTACCTGGTCTTCAACGAGGGGTACGCGGCGACCTCCGGCGACGCCGTCATCCGCGGCGACCTGTGCCACGAGGCACTGCGCCTCGGTCGCATCCTCGGCGAGCTGCTCTCCGAGGAGCCCGAGGTGCACGGCCTGGTCGCGCTGATGGAGTTGCAGGCCTCGCGGCTGCGCGCCCGCGTCGACGGCGCGGGCCGGCCCGTGCTGCTCCACGACCAGAACCGGGCCCACTGGGACCAGCTGCTCATCCGACGCGGACTCGCGGCTCTCGCGCGGGCGGAGGCCCTCGGGGGTGCGCTGGGCCCCTACGGGTTGCAGGCGGCGATCGCGGCCTGCCACGCCACGGCGCGCACGCACGAGGAGACGCCGTGGGAGCGCATCGCCGCGCTCTACGACGCGCTGGCCCAGGTCGCGCCCTCCCCGGTGGTGGAACTGAACCGTGCCGTCGCGCTCGGCCGGGCCTTCGGTCCGGAGGCGGGCCTCGAGATCGTCGATGCGCTCGCCGACGAGCCAGCACTGGCGCGCTACCACCTGCTGCCCAGCGTGCGCGGCGACCTCCTCGAACGTCTCGGTCGTGCCGCGGACGCGCGCGCCGAGTTCGAGCGGGCCGCTGAGCTCACACAGAACGCCCGGGAGCGTGAGCTCTTGCTCGAGCGGGCGGCGAACTGCGTGCGCTGA
- a CDS encoding hemolysin family protein, with translation MDAVWVQVLIVAVLVLINALLSGSEIALISLREGQLARLGERGRAGSALARLAPDPNRFMSTVQIGITLTGFLASATAAVTLAEPLVGPLAPLGAAARPTAVVLVVLALTFVALVAGELVPKRLAMQRAEAWGLLAACPLAVLAAVARPVIWVLGRITDAVVRALGGDPTLDRQAVTEQELRDMVAAQPDLDAHRRAVIEGAFAVADRTLRQILVARPDITALPDDADVSVAARRLVETRHSRAPVYAGDLDHVVGIAHLRDLYDATGQVGDVARPPVVLPETLGALGRRRGPRARWMTPRGGASECPPHPPRPPGPVASSGPTAGLLRALTACPRTLSSRPATPARPPRAGRSASRRCAARGPGGRC, from the coding sequence GTGGACGCCGTCTGGGTGCAGGTGCTGATCGTGGCCGTCCTGGTGCTGATCAACGCGCTGCTGTCGGGCAGCGAGATCGCGCTCATCAGCCTCCGGGAGGGTCAACTGGCCCGTCTCGGTGAGCGCGGTCGGGCCGGCAGTGCGCTCGCGCGGCTGGCCCCCGATCCCAACCGGTTCATGTCCACGGTGCAGATCGGGATCACGCTGACCGGCTTCCTCGCCTCGGCCACCGCGGCCGTGACGCTCGCGGAGCCGCTCGTCGGGCCGCTCGCGCCGCTGGGAGCCGCGGCGCGTCCCACCGCGGTCGTGCTCGTGGTGCTCGCGTTGACGTTCGTCGCCCTCGTCGCCGGCGAGCTGGTCCCCAAACGCTTGGCGATGCAGCGCGCCGAGGCCTGGGGCCTGCTGGCGGCGTGTCCCCTGGCCGTGCTCGCTGCGGTGGCCCGCCCGGTCATCTGGGTGCTCGGCCGCATCACCGACGCGGTCGTGCGGGCGCTCGGTGGTGACCCCACGCTCGATCGGCAGGCCGTGACCGAACAGGAGCTGCGGGACATGGTGGCGGCCCAACCGGACCTGGACGCGCATCGACGGGCCGTCATCGAGGGCGCCTTCGCGGTTGCCGACCGCACGTTGCGGCAGATCCTCGTCGCGCGCCCGGACATCACTGCCCTGCCCGACGACGCGGACGTCAGCGTTGCAGCGCGTCGACTCGTGGAGACCCGCCACTCGCGCGCTCCGGTCTATGCCGGCGACCTCGACCACGTCGTCGGGATCGCGCACCTGCGGGACCTGTACGACGCGACCGGACAGGTCGGCGACGTTGCGCGGCCCCCCGTCGTGCTCCCCGAGACCCTCGGAGCGCTCGGCCGTCGGCGAGGGCCTCGCGCTCGGTGGATGACGCCTCGAGGTGGCGCAAGCGAGTGCCCGCCGCATCCACCGCGTCCACCTGGTCCCGTCGCATCCTCCGGACCCACCGCCGGGCTCCTCCGAGCCCTGACCGCTTGTCCACGCACGCTCAGCTCTCGTCCGGCGACGCCCGCGCGGCCTCCCCGAGCAGGTCGATCAGCGTCTCGGCGTTGCGCGGCGCGTGGCCCTGGTGGTCGTTGTTGA